TCCAAAAACTGTGGATGTGCCCCGTAGCCGTACTTAGATTTGCCAAATGCACAGATGTTTAAACCTTTGGCAATTTACATCATGAgcatactaagtaagtaggaTCCGGGAAGCCACTACCTTCTCCATATAGAAGTCACGTCCTTAACGTGACTGATTTGATACGAGTTTCATTGTATGAAGATGGATGAGTAAAAAAACCTGTGCCCCGCATCTCCCTCTAAACAGTCATTGAAGACAAGGCGAAGGGGGGTGTGCGTGCATGCCCTAAATAGAGTTTCCGAGGAACGGTAAAGTGTAAAGGTTTGAGTTACATTTCAGAGATGTCATCCGAACTCCAAGCAGACGATATTCGGAGCCGCGCAAACGACATCGCGTTCGTCCTTGACTACTAGTCTCAATATAAATCACAGCCCAAGCAATTGTATACATCTCCACCTTTCAGAGATCAGCCAATCGGCGTTGTGGCAGAGTGGTCTAATGCGCAAGACTAGAAATCTTGTTCCTTCGGGAGCGTCTGCTCGAATCAGGCCAACGTCGTCTTTTGCTTTTGTCTCCTCTGGCTCGTCGATTTTGGTCCTAATTTTAGATGCCTATATCATCAATCTGCAAGGTTTAGAGCGTTTTGGCATTGCAGCAGGCAGCTTTAAGGAAGAACTTATGTGATTGTTATTCAGGTGCCTGGAGTATTTCGTGCAGAGGATCCTGTTCTTTGACCTTTAACCCTATTGGGATTAGCCTATCCATTTGTAAGCAGGGTCTCATCAGACAACTTCCCCAGTCCCGCCTTCAAGCCACGGCCATAATCTACTTGACTACTTGGCCCCATCTAAGAAGTCATGAAGAGCTCATCACAGCGTGACTGTCGTTACTGAAACATCAGAGTACTCCATCTCATACCGGGTCGAATGACAGAGCCTGGACGAGGACATAGATACGCGTTCTAGCAACTAACAGAGACGATGGAGACATCCAAGCCCAAAAGAGTCAGGAGGAGAAAGGTGAGTGGCTCCAACTCCTAAAACCTACCTAGCCGGGTGAATGCAACCTTCAAAGAAACTGACAATTGACTTGAACCGTACAGGCCTGCGATCTGTGCTATCATAAGAAGATCAAATGTGATGCAAAAGAGCCACGATGTTCCGGTTGCAAGTTATACAACTCAGAGTGCACTTACACTGGCCCGACGAGGGCGACTGCCGCGAAGTCGAATCAGTATGTCTTCACTTCTAAACTCTCTGCAGAGAATTTTGGTCAACTGACGGAGTATTCAAAATAGATCCAAGAAGATCGAGATGCTGGAAGCAAGACTAGCGCAACTGGAGGCCCAAAAACAACCTTCGCCCAAGGCACCCAACCCAGAATTCTTGCTGACATCTTCGGTGCCCGATTCGGCTGCAAGTATCTCTGAAGAGGAGCAGCATCTCTGGGCGACAAATACTGATTCAACACTCAACGAATCACCCGGCTCCTCTACTAACCCAGGCTCAAGCATCTCGGGTCGCGAATCCAGCAAAACACTCCCGCCCTTGCGTCAGATCCTGCCTTCAATAGAAGACTACTTTCAGACCTCGAATCAGGTGCTCCCTCTATTTGAGCGAGAAAGCTTCGTTAAGATGCTGCGAAGTTGGTACGCGTATCCGGCGCACCGTAAATCAGACGTCTGGGCCGCCATCAACGTTGTCTTGGCCCTGGCACACCGGCACTCCTACGCTTCCAGTTACGAAGAGACGCAGAATATGCAGCGATATATCGACAATGTTCAATCCGTCTTGAACAAATTGGTCATCAATGAACCAAGTATGCTGGTCTTGCAGACTTTACTTGGACTGGTACTCGTATTCCACGGCTCAGCGGACCAGGGCCCGGCGTCCATACTGATTGCATCTGCAATTAGGCTTTGCCATAGCCTTAGACTCCATACAAAGTCTACGGCGCAGGAATTCGAGCCGGCTGAGGCTCTCCAGAGGAGTCGAGTCTTTTGGATCGCCTTCATACTCGACCGCGACCTAGCAATGAGATTGACGCAGCCGCCTATGCATCAGGAGTCAGAGATCGACATAGAGATTCCATCTCTACATCCTCCGGATGATGTAGGTATAATCATGGGGTTCTCTGGCCAAAAGTTCAATTACTTCCGCAGTACTGTTCAGCTCGCCTACATCCAGGGAAAGCTGTATCACATGTGTTTCTCCGTTCGGGCTCTCAAGCTTCCAGACCAACAAAAGAGTCAGAACATGCTTCGCATCCGCGAGATGCTGGAAAATTGGCAAAATTCAATACCTATCGAGTTCCAGCCAGAGCTGGCAGCAGCAACCGTGGCCGCTGAGTACCTTCGGTACATTTGCCTACTTCACTACACCCACCTGCAGCTCATCGCGACAACGCACTACGCCGACTCGCACCATCTCGAGTGGCTTCAAGGGCTGCTCAGCTGTAACAAGGGGAGCACTCCGGCAGCGCGGTCCGACCTGGCAGCACGGCTTCCGAACTGCTGGGACAAGCTGGTAACGGAGGCACGGACTTGCATGCATCTCTATGCTGCAACACCCGAGAATGACTCTGCTCTCACTTGGTATTTGTGGTTTCCTCCTTCACTCCTCGCAGCTCTTGCTAATAGTTTCGTTGCAGGCTAGTGTCGTGCGGCTACTTGACAAGTATCATGTTCATCACCGTAAACAACCTGGCCTGTCCAGATAGCCCGTGTCGACTGACGGATCAAAGCAATGTCGAATCGGCATTACTCCTACTCGAGCGTCTCATAAAGGCTACAGACGACGGAAGACTCAAGAGGATCCACAGTGCTTGCAAAGACATCAACGAGAGGGCGCGAATTACCGTGTTGTCAAGTTCATCAGACGAATTCTCACACTTCAATCCTCCCGGGCTTGAATTCGGAGATGAAGACCCTCTTGATGACGGAAGGTGGGGACTAGTCGACAACAACTTTTGGACGATGAACGAGTATGCCTCGAGTTGATTTGACCACTCGAGAGAATGGGGGCACAGGCGTCAGTACGGGTCATAAGAAACAGAAAATAAGGCAGGCTACGGCTGGGAATGGCGCAGAAGAACAGTAACGGGAGCAGCCTTGTATTATTGTCCAAAATGCAGTTGCTCCAGAACAAAGTGTATCCTACAATCTGTTTGTCCGCATTACATACAAGAATACCTGCTGTGTTGTGTGACAATGAAAGCTCCCAAACGAATAATGTGATACATACATCTAAGTGATTCATTGTCCGATTTTCACCCGACTGAAGGTGCCTTCTGGTGCCTGCACTCCCGGTACCTGCCTGCCTTTTTTTCCGTACCTTCCTTCTCAAAAAACCTGACGCTCCCTCCTTCCAAATTCAGGTGGTTTTCTGTAgatttccttattttctgTTCTCTTGGGTTTTCATAAATTGAAAACCTTTTCCTCTCACTAACAGGTCTCTCTTCTCATTTCCTACCGACCACAGTTAGTTTCCCCCAAGCTCTCGAGGAAGATGGCCGACTCCGATACTTTTCACATCGCTGTAGGCATCCCGCTGCCCACAGATGTCGGTGATGAGGACTTCTTCTCACGACCATCGACTCCGTAAGTTCAATCTTCAATATTACGGCACTTTGATGTGGAAATTATATGTTGTTGTTCATTGACCCGTTGTTCTCCTAGTGATTCTGGTGAGCGCGTCACCCTCAAATGCGGCGAAAAAGTCTTCACGTTCAGCAAGTCAAAGCTGGTCAAGGACTCTGACTACTTCAGATCATGCCTCAACAGCTCCAATTTCGTCGAGGGCAGGACTTCCGTCATAGAGTTCGACGATATCGAGCCAAAGGTTCTCAAGGCTTACCTACGCATCGTCGATATGACGACTACCGGCAACCCATTCGATGAGTTCATAGCTATGACCAAGTGGTGTAGGGAACATGCGCAGGACTTCGTTACCGTGATTGAAGTTTACCGACTTGCCGACCGGTTGCTGAACGAGCCTGTGCGTGTTGAACTGGCCGAGTCTATCCTGACTTACATGCAGCATGAAGCAGTGACGACGGTAAACAAATCATCGCCAGAGGGTATCAAATGGCTATTCAACACATACAAGAACGCATATGACAACTTGGATCCCAACATTCCCGATGAGGCCAATCTCCAGTCTCAGATTGCGGAGGTTTGCTGTCAACAAATCGACATTGACAAAACCTACGCTTTAGCCCGCACAACTACCGAGGGAGAGGCTTTTCTGGAGGCCGTGCTGATGGCCACGACTCAACGTATGGCCACTCTCCTGCAGCAGACCAGATCTCTCGGCATCAAGATAGAGCGCCTTGAAGCGGAGAACCAGATGATTATCGAGAATGGATACATGGGAGATTATAACGATCTCATGGAATACTTCTCTTATGACTACCATGATCGCATGCACGACGGCGATTTTATTTCAATAGATGATGACGGCGATGATGACGAGAGCGatgaagacgacgaggacaaCGAAGATGACGAGGACAGAGATTATGGCGAAGACGGCGTGCGCCGAGATCATTGAGGACAGGGAC
The Colletotrichum lupini chromosome 6, complete sequence DNA segment above includes these coding regions:
- a CDS encoding fungal specific transcription factor; this translates as METSKPKRVRRRKACDLCYHKKIKCDAKEPRCSGCKLYNSECTYTGPTRATAAKSNQSKKIEMLEARLAQLEAQKQPSPKAPNPEFLLTSSVPDSAASISEEEQHLWATNTDSTLNESPGSSTNPGSSISGRESSKTLPPLRQILPSIEDYFQTSNQVLPLFERESFVKMLRSWYAYPAHRKSDVWAAINVVLALAHRHSYASSYEETQNMQRYIDNVQSVLNKLVINEPSMLVLQTLLGLVLVFHGSADQGPASILIASAIRLCHSLRLHTKSTAQEFEPAEALQRSRVFWIAFILDRDLAMRLTQPPMHQESEIDIEIPSLHPPDDVGIIMGFSGQKFNYFRSTVQLAYIQGKLYHMCFSVRALKLPDQQKSQNMLRIREMLENWQNSIPIEFQPELAAATVAAEYLRYICLLHYTHLQLIATTHYADSHHLEWLQGLLSCNKGSTPAARSDLAARLPNCWDKLVTEARTCMHLYAATPENDSALTWLVSCGYLTSIMFITVNNLACPDSPCRLTDQSNVESALLLLERLIKATDDGRLKRIHSACKDINERARITVLSSSSDEFSHFNPPGLEFGDEDPLDDGRWGLVDNNFWTMNESLFSFPTDHSIPLPTDVGDEDFFSRPSTPDSGERVTLKCGEKVFTFSKSKLVKDSDYFRSCLNSSNFVEGRTSVIEFDDIEPKVLKAYLRIVDMTTTGNPFDEFIAMTKWCREHAQDFVTVIEVYRLADRLLNEPVRVELAESILTYMQHEAVTTVNKSSPEGIKWLFNTYKNAYDNLDPNIPDEANLQSQIAEVCCQQIDIDKTYALARTTTEGEAFLEAVLMATTQPFESFIAFVAMPINNRAG